The following proteins are encoded in a genomic region of [Eubacterium] hominis:
- a CDS encoding AAA family ATPase, with protein MLTEKNQMIKFPKGYANYKFIREKNFIYVDKTNYIELLENDDAVSVHMLRPRRFGKSLFTSMLACYYDISEKANFEMLFHDTYIFHHPTSTRNTYYILKFNFSGLTGKHGEVLEKEFAMVVFDSIKDFINQYHIDLNFSETQSAARMVSRFFVDIRPYLEDKKIISSLMNMIISQMNYYLLIFRSLHLSRIAMVMLEDFMKC; from the coding sequence ATGTTAACAGAAAAAAATCAAATGATTAAGTTTCCTAAAGGCTATGCAAATTATAAATTCATACGAGAAAAGAATTTTATATATGTTGATAAAACAAATTATATAGAATTATTGGAAAATGATGATGCTGTATCTGTACATATGCTGCGCCCTCGAAGATTTGGTAAAAGTTTGTTTACATCTATGCTTGCATGTTACTATGATATTTCTGAAAAAGCTAATTTTGAGATGTTGTTTCATGATACTTATATATTCCATCATCCTACTAGTACTAGAAATACATATTATATTTTAAAATTTAATTTTTCCGGACTTACTGGAAAACATGGAGAAGTTTTAGAGAAAGAATTTGCTATGGTGGTTTTTGATTCAATCAAGGATTTTATAAACCAATATCATATCGATTTGAACTTTTCTGAAACACAAAGTGCTGCAAGGATGGTGTCTAGGTTTTTTGTAGATATTAGACCATATCTAGAGGATAAAAAAATAATATCATCATTGATGAATATGATCATTTCGCAAATGAATTATTATCTTTTGATTTTCAGGAGTTTACATCTATCACGAATAGCGATGGTTATGTTAGAGGATTTTATGAAGTGTTAA
- a CDS encoding CpsD/CapB family tyrosine-protein kinase, giving the protein MVLKNNDTITLSIPELAPAVKESFMALRTNLLFMKDTKMIAITSSLANEGKSVTSFHLALSFANAGKKTLLIDGDLRRSRLCKYLGIGKEYPGLSEFLSQQHEEKVFSTSIENLSLMLSGKCPPNPSELLIQDNFPAMMEKLREQYDYVFIDTPPVCSATDATIIARAVDGVLLVVRSDYVKRKVIEKSKRIITRNEGRVIGVALNRLDQHHAGYYGYYEDKDK; this is encoded by the coding sequence ATGGTTTTAAAAAATAATGATACGATAACATTATCCATACCAGAACTAGCACCAGCAGTTAAAGAATCCTTTATGGCATTACGTACCAATTTATTGTTTATGAAGGATACAAAAATGATTGCAATCACAAGCTCATTAGCAAATGAAGGAAAATCAGTTACATCCTTTCATCTAGCATTGAGTTTTGCGAATGCAGGAAAGAAAACCCTATTGATTGATGGAGATTTGCGCCGTTCAAGACTTTGTAAATACTTAGGAATTGGAAAAGAATATCCGGGATTAAGCGAATTTTTAAGCCAACAACATGAAGAAAAGGTTTTTTCCACATCCATAGAAAATCTATCTCTTATGTTGAGTGGAAAATGTCCGCCTAATCCATCAGAACTTTTGATACAGGATAATTTTCCTGCGATGATGGAAAAACTACGAGAACAATATGATTATGTATTTATCGATACACCACCGGTATGTAGTGCCACAGATGCGACCATTATCGCCAGGGCGGTTGATGGTGTGTTGTTGGTAGTAAGAAGTGATTATGTGAAACGTAAAGTGATTGAGAAAAGTAAACGTATTATCACAAGGAATGAAGGCAGAGTGATTGGTGTCGCATTAAATCGTTTAGATCAACACCATGCTGGTTATTATGGCTATTATGAAGATAAGGATAAATGA